The following proteins come from a genomic window of Macadamia integrifolia cultivar HAES 741 chromosome 14, SCU_Mint_v3, whole genome shotgun sequence:
- the LOC122061183 gene encoding putative wall-associated receptor kinase-like 16 gives MLENGGRILEELISSFGGKSTPVRTFSKQELQIATNNYAQGGVLHSDLTYKLYKGTLENREISVKRYTEIDAESYIHWYINEVAVASQINHHKHVLKLLGCCLETQVPTLVYEFAENGDLSDHIYEKLELPSKHHPPLTWDNRLRIATEVADAITYLHTGTSKPIIHREIKPRNIFLGKNFAAKLFEFGLSISIPLGKTYVESEVVGSIGFVDPEAVSTGRFTEKSDVYSFGAVLLEILTGRRVRHIFEEVFDGVPGSYQAEQLMNLKDSKYTVMYHENDLERYLKRNILKERNREQLMACAELALKCVKVNPEERPTMMEVAYELRRIKDQTNQNCWLRLRLRMK, from the exons ATGTTAGAGAATGGAGGTCGGATATTAGAAGAGCTAATCTCTTCCTTTGGTGGAAAATCAACTCCCGTTCGTACCTTCTCCAAGCAAGAACTCCAGATTGCAACCAACAATTATGCTCAAGGCGGAGTTCTTCACAGTGATTTGACCTATAAATTGTATAAAGGAACCCTAGAAAATCGTGAAATTTCGGTCAAGAGGTATACTGAAATTGATGCTGAGAGTTATATCCACTGGTATATAAATGAAGTCGCAGTCGCATCTCAGATAAATCATCACAAGCATGTTTTGAAACTTTTGGGTTGTTGCTTAGAGACACAAGTTCCTACACTGGTGTATGAATTTGCAGAGAATGGAGATCTGTCTGATCATATTTACGAGAAATTGGAGCTCCCTTCGAAGCATCATCCACCATTAACGTGGGATAACAGGTTAAGGATTGCGACTGAGGTAGCAGATGCGATAACCTATCTCCACACAGGTACTTCTAAGCCCATCATCCACAGGGAAATCAAACCCAGAAATATTTTCTTAGGTAAAAACTTTGCTGCAAAACTATTTGAATTTGGGCTCTCCATTTCAATTCCTTTGGGTAAAACATATGTAGAATCAGAGGTTGTTGGGTCTATTGGGTTCGTTGATCCTGAAGCTGTCTCCACTGGGAGGTTTACAGAGAAGAGCGATGTTTATAGTTTTGGGGCTGTATTACTTGAGATTTTGACAGGTAGGAGGGTTCGTCATATATTCGAGGAGGTGTTTGATGGTGTGCCAGGATCTTACCAGGCTGAACAATTAATGAATTTAAAGGATTCCAAATATACTGTTATGTACCATGAAAATGATCTCGAAAGGTACTTAAAGagaaatattttgaaggaaagaaACAGAGAGCAGTTAATGGCATGTGCAGAGCTTGCTCTGAAATGTGTCAAAGTGAATCCTGAGGAAAGGCCTACTATGATGGAAGTGGCATatgagctcagaagaatcaaag atcaaacaaatcagaACTGTTggttgaggttgaggttgaggaTGAAATGA
- the LOC122060579 gene encoding peroxiredoxin-2E-1, chloroplastic-like → MKAWKEDLKIGDEVLLLSDGNGTFTKAIGTELDLSDKPVGFGVRSRRYALLVDGGVVKVWNLDDGGLLQRRLALCASKRAFLPSSLFANRRSPSSLFADHLRRALQGARFDGERR, encoded by the coding sequence ATGAAGGCTTGGAAGGAGGATTTGAAGATTGGGGATGAGGTTTTGTTGCTTTCTGATGGGAATGGAACGTTCACGAAGGCGATTGGGACTGAGCTTGATCTTAGTGATAAGCCTGTAGGGTTCGGGGTGCGGTCCAGGAGATATGCTCTTCTTGTGGATGGTGGGGTTGTGAAAGTTTGGAATTTGGATGATGGAGGACTGCTTCAGAGACGGCTTGCCCTTTGTGCTTCAAAGAGGGCTTTCTTGCCGTCGTCGCTATTCGCCAATCGGCGTTCGCCGTCGTCGCTGTTCGCTGATCACCTCAGACGAGCTCTGCAAGGGGCTAGGTTCGACGGTGAGAGAAGATGA